GCGTGCGCACGGTGGCGATCGCCTCGTCGGCGTGCTGGCGCAGGAGGCCGAGGTTCGGCGCGGGCAGGGGCTCGCCCAGCTCCAGGCAGCGCTCCAGCCGCTGCAACTCGGGCAGCGGCACCTTCCAGCGCGCGGCCGCGCCCACGAGCGCCTGGGCCTCGCGCGGGTCGATCTCGTCATCACTCCAGGCCACGTGCAGCAGCAGCTTGAGCAGTTCGGTATAGAAGCGGTCGTCGATGGGGGTCGTCATTCCCGGGGTGGTCTCCGCGGGTCCAGCGTCGCCTTTTCTTCCTCCCACGTCCATCCACCCTGGGCGAAGGGGCCCGCGTGCTAGCGTGGCGCCCCATGACTTCGTCCGATCGGACTCGAGCAACGCCTGCTTCGCGCAAGGACGACGGGCGGCCCGCCGAGGCGCCTGGGGCAGCGGACGCCCAGGACCTGAGCGTGACCCGGCCCTACGCGCACGCGCCGAACGCACCCGAGGGGCCCGCCGTCCGCCGCTTCCTGCTCACCGTGGTGGAGGGGCCCGGACCGGGGACCGTGTGGGACTCGGTGTCGGATGCGTGCTCCATCGGCTCGCACCCGAGCAACGACTTCACCCTGGATGACCCCACGGTGTCGCGCTTCCACTGTGAAATCCGCGTGGGCCCCCGGGGCGCGCGGGTGAAGGACCTGGACAGCACCAACGGCGTCATCCTGGATGGGGTGCAGGTGTCCGAGGGCTACCTGCGCGGGGGCAGCCTCCTGCGGCTGGGGCGCGCCGTGGTGCGCTTCGACTACAGCTCGGACAGCAACCGGCTGCCGGTGGCCGAGCGCACGCGCTTCGGCTCGCTCGTGGGCGTGTCGGTGCCCATGCGCATGTGCTTCGCATTGCTCGAGCGCGCGGCGGCCCGGGACGTGACGGTATTGCTGGAGGGAGAGACGGGCACGGGCAAGAGCCAGGCGGCGCAGGCCATCCACCAGGAGAGCGCCCGCCGGGACAAGCCCTTCCTCACCGTGGACTGTGGCGCCATTCCAGCGGACCTGCTGGAGAGCGAGCTGTTCGGCCACGAGAAGGGGGCCTTCACGGGCGCGGCCGCGCGGCGCATCGGTGCCTTCGAGGAGGCGCACGGGGGCACCGTCTTCCTCGACGAGATTGGCGAGATGCCGGCCGAGCTCCAGCCCAAGCTCCTGCGGGTGCTGGAGGCTCGGGAGATCCGCCGGGTGGGCACCAACGCCTACGTGCCGGTGGACGTGCGCATCATCGCCGCCACCAACCGGGACCTGCGCGCGGAGGTGAACGCGGGGCGCTTCCGCTCGGACCTGTTCTTCCGCCTGGCGGTGCTGCGCGTGCCGCTGCCCCCCGTGCGCCAGCGGCCCGAGGACTTGCAGTTGCTGGTGGAGCAGATCCTCCTGGGGCTGGGCGCGGAGCCGGAGCGGACGCAGGCGCTGCGCTCGCCCGGCTTCATCTCGCGGCTGGAGCAGGCGGCGTGGCCGGGCAACGTGCGCGAGCTGCGCAACTACCTCGAGCGCTGCCTCGTCTTCGAGGACACGCTGGAGCTCACGGACGTGGCGCCACAGGGCAGCCGAGCGGAGGTGGACCCCAAGGTGCCATATGCCGAGGCACGGCGCCTGGCGCTGGACGACTTCGAGCGGCGCTACCTGCGCGCGCTCCTGGCGTTGCACCAGGGCAAGGTGTCCCAGGCGGCCGCGGGCGCGGACATGGACCGGGTGTACCTCTACCGCCTGCTCAGGCGCCACGGCATCAAGTAGGGCGACCTGCTCGCCTCAATCCAGGAAGCGGCGCTCCCAGCGCAGTATCTGCTCCGCGTCCAACCGGGTGGCGGGAAACCCCCAATGATGGAGGTGGGGCTCGAGCAGCCGGGCGAGGGCGCGGTGCAGGGGAAGCGTCTGGCCCGCCTGCGTATCTCCCGGTTCGGGCCGCTCGCTCAGGGTGATGAGCACCCGGTCTCCACTCATCTCCTGGAGGGAGATGCCTGGAAGGGACAAGGCCTCCTTCAGGGCGGCGACGCCACCGAGCTGGCCCAGCACGGGCTGTCCGAGGAAGTTCATCCAGTGCACTCCCTCCACCCAGGTGTCCATGCTCAACTCCGCGCTGCTCGAGGCGAGATGGACTCCAGGGAAGCGTGGGTGGATGAGGGGGAGGACCTCGCTGAAGTACCACGGGTCCGTGCAGAGCGCGAAGTCCACATATCCGGAGTTGAAGGGCAACTCCGCCGCCAGCTCGAGGGCCAGGGTTTGCACGTGAGCCGGGCCTCTCTCTTCCAGATATTCCGTGGGCAGGCGGATGTACAAGACGCTCACGTCATGCTTTCGGTCGGGCCAGGGGAGTGGGACGATGTCCAAGCCCCGGTAGTCCACGTGGAGTTCATCCACATCGTCTGACTTGCCCTCCAGGACAAGAAAAACGGCTTCCTCGGGCCCTGGTGCGAGCGTCTGCTGGCGGAGCTTCTCCCAGGAGGGCTCATCAAGCGGTTCGGTTTGTCCTTCACCGACGTATCGTTCGAAGGAATAGGGACGTATTCTTTCCCGCAAGAGTTCCAGGGCGCGTACAACGGCCGGTGCGAACCGCTCATTGGGATGCCGCAGGTAAAAACTCAGAATCACCGCATCGCTTGCGCGCAATCGACCGTGTTCGTTGAAGTGCCGTATCCGAGGGTATCTCATGGTGAGCACCACCTCCTACTTCCGAATGACTCCCTGCCGAGGTGAGACGAGGCGAGG
This sequence is a window from Cystobacter ferrugineus. Protein-coding genes within it:
- a CDS encoding TerB family tellurite resistance protein — encoded protein: MTTPIDDRFYTELLKLLLHVAWSDDEIDPREAQALVGAAARWKVPLPELQRLERCLELGEPLPAPNLGLLRQHADEAIATVRTLIETDASVHVSEQEMLAQVREMLGLPPA
- a CDS encoding sigma 54-interacting transcriptional regulator, giving the protein MTSSDRTRATPASRKDDGRPAEAPGAADAQDLSVTRPYAHAPNAPEGPAVRRFLLTVVEGPGPGTVWDSVSDACSIGSHPSNDFTLDDPTVSRFHCEIRVGPRGARVKDLDSTNGVILDGVQVSEGYLRGGSLLRLGRAVVRFDYSSDSNRLPVAERTRFGSLVGVSVPMRMCFALLERAAARDVTVLLEGETGTGKSQAAQAIHQESARRDKPFLTVDCGAIPADLLESELFGHEKGAFTGAAARRIGAFEEAHGGTVFLDEIGEMPAELQPKLLRVLEAREIRRVGTNAYVPVDVRIIAATNRDLRAEVNAGRFRSDLFFRLAVLRVPLPPVRQRPEDLQLLVEQILLGLGAEPERTQALRSPGFISRLEQAAWPGNVRELRNYLERCLVFEDTLELTDVAPQGSRAEVDPKVPYAEARRLALDDFERRYLRALLALHQGKVSQAAAGADMDRVYLYRLLRRHGIK
- a CDS encoding type VI immunity family protein, producing the protein MRYPRIRHFNEHGRLRASDAVILSFYLRHPNERFAPAVVRALELLRERIRPYSFERYVGEGQTEPLDEPSWEKLRQQTLAPGPEEAVFLVLEGKSDDVDELHVDYRGLDIVPLPWPDRKHDVSVLYIRLPTEYLEERGPAHVQTLALELAAELPFNSGYVDFALCTDPWYFSEVLPLIHPRFPGVHLASSSAELSMDTWVEGVHWMNFLGQPVLGQLGGVAALKEALSLPGISLQEMSGDRVLITLSERPEPGDTQAGQTLPLHRALARLLEPHLHHWGFPATRLDAEQILRWERRFLD